The following proteins come from a genomic window of Eulemur rufifrons isolate Redbay chromosome 24, OSU_ERuf_1, whole genome shotgun sequence:
- the NPFFR2 gene encoding neuropeptide FF receptor 2: MNEKWDSNSSENWLPIWSVNDTKHHLYSEINVTYVNYYLHQPQVAAIFIISYLLIFFLCIVGNTVVCFIVMRNKHMHTVTNLFILNLAVSDLLVGIFCMPITLLDNIIAGWPFGNTMCKISGLVQGISVAASVFTLVAIAVDRFRCVVYPFKSKLTIKTALVIIVIIWVLAVTIMSPSAVMLHVQEEKYYRVRLNSLNKTSPVYWCREDWPNQEMRRIYTTVLFANIYLAPLSLIVVMYGRIGVSLFRTAVPHTGKQSQEQWHVVSRRKQRVVKMLLIVALLFILSWLPLWTLMMLSDYADLSPNELRVINIYVYPFAHWLAFGNSSVNPIIYGFFNENFRRGFQDAFQLQLCQKKAKPREAYALKAKNSAVISSSTQHAQEPTFQNPHRENLLYRKSGEKPSQELVMEELREATNSSEI; the protein is encoded by the exons ATGAATGAGAAATGGGACTCAAACTCTTCAGAAAACTGGCTTCCCATCTGGAGTGTCAATGACACAAAGCATCATCTGTACTCAGAAATTAATGTTACCTATGTGAACTACTATCTGCACCAGCCCCAAGTGGCAGCGATCTTCATTATTTCCTACTTACTGATCTTCTTCTTGTGCATAGTGGGAAATACCGTGGTTTGCTTTATTGTAATGAGGAACAAACATATGCACACAGTCActaatctcttcattttaaaCCTGGCCGTCAGTGATTTACTAGTGGGCATATTCTGCATGCCTATAACACTGCTGGACAATATCATAGCAG GATGGCCATTTGGAAATACAATGTGCAAGATCAGTGGATTGGTCCAGGGAATATCGGTCGCAGCTTCAGTGTTTACTTTAGTTGCAATAGCTGTGGATAG GTTCCGGTGTGTCGTCTACCCTTTTAAATCGAAGCTCACTATCAAGACAGCACTTGTCATTATCGTGATCATCTGGGTCTTGGCCGTCACCATTATGTCTCCATCTGCAGTAATGTTACATgtgcaagaagaaaaatattaccgAGTGAGACTCAACTCCCTGAATAAAACCAGCCCAGTCTACTGGTGTCGGGAAGACTGGCCAAATCAGGAAATGAGGAGGATCTACACCACCGTGCTGTTCGCCAACATCTACCTGGCTCCCCTGTCCCTCATTGTGGTTATGTACGGAAGGATTGGGGTTTCACTCTTCAGGACTGCGGTGCCCCACACGGGCAAGCAGAGCCAAGAACAGTGGCATGTGGTGtccaggaggaagcagagagtgGTGAAGATGCTCCTGATCGTGGCCCTGCTCTTCATCCTCTCCTGGCTGCCCCTGTGGACTCTGATGATGCTCTCGGACTATGCCGACCTTTCTCCAAATGAGCTGCGGGTCATCAACATCTACGTCTACCCTTTCGCACACTGGCTGGCCTTTGGCAACAGCAGCGTCAACCCCATCATCTACGGTTTCTTCAATGAGAATTTCCGCCGTGGTTTCCAAGATGCTTTCCAGCTCCAGCTCTGCCAAAAAAAGGCAAAGCCCAGGGAAGCCTATGCCCTAAAAGCTAAGAACAGTGCGGTCATAAGCTCATCTACTCAGCATGCCCAGGAACCTACATTTCAAAACCCACATAGGGAAAACCTGCTTTATAGGAAAAGTGGTGAAAAACCCAGCCAGGAATTAGTGATGGAAGAATTGAGAGAAGCTACCAATAGCAGTGAGATTTAA